The Podarcis muralis chromosome 10, rPodMur119.hap1.1, whole genome shotgun sequence genome includes a region encoding these proteins:
- the LOC144329065 gene encoding uncharacterized protein LOC144329065: MNTHSSHQRPPTGEKPFNGMECGKRFTDIGKLRTHQRTHTGEKPFKCLECEKSFSISGSLRRHQRTHTGEKPYKCIECGKSFSDNGNLRSHQRNHTGEKPYKCIECGKSFSDNGHLRSHQRTHTGEKPYKCIECEKSFSHNGSLRAHQRTHTGEKPYKCIECGKSFSQNGDLKLHQRIHTGVKPYKCIECGKSFSHNGSLRTHQRTHTGEKPFKCLECGKSFSRSGPLRKHQRTHTGEKPFKCIECGKSFSDNGNLRKHQRTHTGEKPYKCIECGKSFSDNGNLRRHQRTHTGEKPFKCLECGKSFSQNGDLKLHQRIHTGEKPFKCLECRKSFSQNGDLKLHQRIHTGEKPYKCIECGKSFSQNGVLKLHQRIHTGEKPFKCIECGMSFSDNENLRRHQRTHTGVKPYKCIECGKSFSDNGNLRRHQRTHTGEKPFKCLECGKSFSQNGDLKLHQRIHTGEKPYKCIECGKSFSDNGSLRRHQRTHTGEKPFKCLECGKSFSDNGSLRRHQRTHTGEKPFKCLECGKSFSQNGDLKLHQRIHTGEKPYKCLECGKSFSRSGPLRKHWQTHDGETV, from the exons ATGAAcacacatagttcacatcaacgacctccaacaggggagaaaccatttaatggtatggagtgtgggaaacgTTTCACTGATATtggaaaacttagaacacatcaacggactcacacaggggagaaaccatttaaatgcctggagtgtgaGAAGAGTTTTAGTAttagtggaagccttagaagacatcaacggactcatacaggggagaaaccatataaatgtatagagtgcggaaagagctttagtgataatggaaaccttagaagtcatcaacggaatcacacaggggagaaaccatataaatgtatagagtgcggaaagagctttagtgataatggacaccttagaagtcatcaacggactcacacaggggagaaaccatataaatgtatagagtgcgaaaAGAGCTTTAGTCATAATGGAAGCCTTAGAGCACATCAACGGacacatacaggggagaaaccatataaatgtatagagtgcggaaagagcttcagtcagaatggagaccttaaattacaccagcggattcacacaggggtgaaaccatataaatgtatagagtgcggaaagagctttagtcataatggaagccttagaacacatcaacggactcacacaggagagaaaccatttaaatgcctggagtgcggaaagagcttcagtcggagtggaccCCTTAGAAAAC atcaacggactcacacaggggagaaaccatttaaatgtatagagtgcggaaagagttttagtgataatggaaaccttagaaaacatcaacggactcacacaggggagaaaccatataaatgtatagagtgcggaaagagttttagtgataatggaaaccttagaagacatcaacggactcacacaggggagaaaccatttaaatgcctggagtgcggaaagagcttcagtcagaatggagaccttaaattacaccagcggattcacacaggggagaaaccatttaaatgcctggagtgcagaaagagcttcagtcagaatggagaccttaaattacaccagcggattcacacaggggagaaaccgtataaatgtatagagtgcggaaagagcttcagtcagaatggagtccttaaattacaccagcggattcacacaggggagaaaccatttaaatgtatagagtgcggaatgagctttagtgataatgaaaaccttagaagacatcaacggactcatacaggggtgaaaccatataaatgtatagagtgcggaaagagctttagtgataatggaaaccttagaagacatcaacggactcacacaggggagaaaccatttaaatgcctggagtgcggaaagagcttcagtcagaatggagaccttaaattgcaccagcggattcacacaggggagaaaccatataaatgtatagagtgcggaaagagctttagtgataatggaagccttagaagacatcaacggactcacacaggggagaaaccatttaaatgcctggagtgcggaaagagctttagtgataatggaagccttagaagacatcaacggactcacacaggggagaaaccatttaaatgcctggagtgcggaaagagcttcagtcagaatggagaccttaaattacaccagcggattcacacaggggagaaaccatataaatgcctggagtgcggaaagagcttcagtcggagtggaccCCTTAGAAAACATTGGCAGACACATGACggagaaactgtttaa